The Bacteroidales bacterium genome has a window encoding:
- a CDS encoding DUF5009 domain-containing protein: protein MPAKQTTQTLRTETKERLLSLDTLRGLDMAMLVGIGGIIIALAELTGWGWMEALATQQHHVQWEGFRFYDLIFPLFMFISGVAIPYAINSKVEKGIARSKLLRKISVRLLALVLLGILYNGALSRGFTNLRYVSVLSQIGFGYFFAALISLYSKSIKGPAYWMVGILAGIAVLQLLVPVPGYGAGTFEPATTLNAWLDQLLIPGRLNDEVFDPEGVLCIVSAVSITLMGTLSGHILRSSKAAPARKALYIALAGVGLIVIAQALSPVYPIIKKMWTATYVMKAGGVSALLLALFYFVIDVKGSKNWTLFFRVFGMNSITIYMGHRIIDFYDISRFFLNWTSVHINEQWGAVFITTGVLMIQWALLLFLYKKKIFLRV from the coding sequence ATGCCAGCAAAACAAACAACACAGACTCTTCGGACGGAGACTAAAGAAAGACTGCTATCCCTGGATACCCTGCGGGGCCTTGATATGGCCATGCTCGTGGGAATTGGAGGAATCATTATCGCCCTGGCCGAGCTAACCGGGTGGGGATGGATGGAAGCGCTTGCCACTCAGCAACACCACGTTCAGTGGGAAGGCTTCCGGTTCTACGATCTGATTTTTCCGCTTTTTATGTTTATCAGCGGAGTGGCCATCCCCTATGCCATTAATTCAAAAGTGGAAAAGGGGATAGCCAGATCCAAATTATTGCGGAAAATATCGGTGCGCCTGCTTGCATTGGTTTTACTGGGAATCCTTTACAATGGAGCCTTAAGCAGAGGCTTTACGAACCTCCGGTATGTGAGCGTGCTTTCACAGATTGGATTCGGATACTTCTTCGCGGCACTGATCAGTCTCTATTCCAAAAGCATTAAAGGTCCTGCCTACTGGATGGTGGGCATCCTTGCAGGTATTGCTGTTTTGCAGTTATTGGTGCCGGTGCCGGGTTACGGAGCCGGAACCTTTGAGCCCGCCACCACCCTCAACGCATGGCTGGATCAGCTTTTGATTCCGGGCCGGCTGAATGATGAGGTATTTGATCCGGAAGGGGTCCTATGTATCGTTTCAGCGGTCTCCATCACCCTGATGGGAACGCTCTCGGGCCATATACTCAGGAGCTCCAAGGCGGCACCGGCCCGGAAAGCCCTCTATATTGCCCTGGCCGGTGTGGGACTGATCGTGATCGCCCAGGCTCTGAGTCCTGTTTATCCCATTATCAAGAAAATGTGGACCGCCACCTATGTGATGAAGGCTGGCGGTGTCAGTGCCCTGTTGCTGGCACTCTTCTATTTTGTGATAGATGTGAAAGGATCAAAGAATTGGACGCTTTTCTTCAGGGTGTTCGGAATGAACTCGATCACCATATACATGGGACACCGGATTATTGATTTTTACGACATCAGCCGCTTTTTTCTGAACTGGACCTCCGTTCATATCAATGAGCAATGGGGGGCGGTGTTTATCACCACCGGTGTACTGATGATCCAATGGGCCCTGCTTCTATTTTTATACAAAAAGAAAATTTTCCTGAGAGTATAG
- a CDS encoding PQQ-like beta-propeller repeat protein, giving the protein MTKYFIPFFILLFSCSGSQPEVYEWRGADRMGIYPDTNLLKEWPEEGPRELWAIDKLGRGFGSPQFKGERFFVTGEVDSMAHLYCFDLDGNKIWQSPLGKEWVSSYPGSRSAPTIVEKLIYIGTGMGDLYCVNEADGSLEWSKDFVRDFQGVYPLHGHSEAAVISGDRVFWTPGGPVHNVVALNRMTGELIWSNPGFGERSGYNPGKLLSHHGRELFVTFTAAKLLGLDAETGELLWSHHQDVYTEKEREKIGIGDSHANSVVYRDGSIFYVAGDGNGGVRLDLSEDGSAFTQAWRNPGFDSFFGGVVLIDNYLYTSGTHRQYLYSIDATTGILRDSLHIGQGALIAADERLYYYNHRGQMYLISHTEGKLKELSSFRINKGSGHHFSHPVIHRGVLYQRRGDALMAFDIRRPAS; this is encoded by the coding sequence ATGACCAAATATTTTATTCCTTTTTTTATCCTGCTTTTCTCCTGCTCCGGATCTCAACCTGAAGTATATGAATGGAGGGGAGCTGATCGCATGGGCATCTATCCGGATACAAACCTGCTGAAAGAATGGCCTGAAGAAGGCCCCCGGGAATTGTGGGCCATTGATAAGCTGGGAAGGGGTTTTGGATCTCCGCAGTTCAAAGGAGAGCGTTTTTTTGTCACAGGTGAAGTGGATAGCATGGCCCACTTATACTGTTTTGATCTGGATGGAAATAAAATATGGCAAAGCCCCCTGGGAAAAGAATGGGTTTCCAGCTATCCCGGATCCCGTTCGGCACCCACCATCGTGGAAAAGCTGATCTATATTGGCACAGGTATGGGTGATCTTTACTGTGTGAATGAAGCCGATGGCAGTCTGGAGTGGTCCAAAGACTTTGTCAGGGACTTTCAGGGAGTGTATCCCTTGCACGGCCACTCTGAGGCAGCAGTGATTTCGGGAGACAGGGTATTCTGGACCCCAGGCGGTCCGGTTCATAATGTGGTTGCCCTGAACCGCATGACCGGGGAGCTGATCTGGAGCAATCCTGGCTTTGGGGAGCGTTCGGGTTACAATCCCGGAAAACTGCTGTCACATCATGGCCGGGAGCTCTTTGTTACTTTTACGGCTGCCAAATTACTGGGACTGGATGCGGAAACCGGAGAATTATTGTGGTCGCACCATCAGGATGTTTATACGGAAAAGGAGCGCGAGAAAATAGGAATTGGGGATTCCCATGCAAACTCTGTGGTCTATCGGGACGGATCCATCTTTTATGTTGCCGGTGACGGTAATGGCGGTGTCAGACTCGATCTCTCGGAAGATGGCAGTGCTTTTACCCAGGCCTGGCGCAATCCTGGATTTGATAGTTTTTTTGGCGGAGTGGTTCTGATTGACAATTACCTCTATACCAGCGGTACGCACAGGCAGTATTTATATTCCATTGACGCCACCACCGGAATCCTTAGAGACTCCTTGCATATCGGACAGGGTGCTCTGATTGCTGCCGATGAAAGGTTGTATTATTACAATCACCGGGGCCAGATGTACCTGATCAGTCATACGGAGGGTAAACTTAAAGAGTTAAGTTCCTTCAGGATAAATAAAGGTAGCGGGCATCATTTCTCGCATCCTGTGATCCACCGCGGGGTATTGTACCAGCGCCGTGGCGATGCCCTCATGGCATTTGATATTCGTCGGCCTGCTTCCTGA
- a CDS encoding DEAD/DEAH box helicase, whose translation MNNTTVNNRQSTHSNSGRRRVYSSNQPNRNHARPAKKASTLDPSLLVKEADHSIIDKAYQSERMVSELPVDLKLKQALAMKGYDRPTEIQDRTLETLLEGRDLLGIAQTGTGKTAAFLIPIIEKLLHKQINPYALIVVPTRELALQVEDEFKSMSRGLGLYSACFIGGTNINRDLQTLRRNSHVVIATPGRLLDLADRRAIDLGKFKTLVLDEFDRMLDMGFIRDVNRILDGMKQRSHTMLFSATLDKSQQTMINHILTNHVTVKVNNGNSSADAIEQEIIRLKPGQDKFMVLNEMLSQEEFIKVLLFEETKHKVNRLCIKLNKAGIRADQIHGNKSQNARQSALKAFKEGRVQVLVATDVAARGLDVSDVSHVINYQVPQTHDSYVHRIGRTGRAGKTGKAYTFVA comes from the coding sequence ATGAATAATACCACAGTAAACAACAGACAAAGTACGCATTCAAATTCAGGCAGGAGAAGGGTTTATAGCTCCAACCAGCCAAACCGCAACCATGCACGGCCGGCCAAAAAAGCCTCCACACTCGATCCTTCTCTCCTGGTAAAGGAAGCGGATCATTCCATCATTGACAAAGCCTATCAATCAGAGCGCATGGTCAGTGAACTGCCAGTCGATTTAAAATTGAAGCAGGCCCTGGCAATGAAGGGCTATGACCGGCCAACCGAGATTCAGGACAGAACTCTGGAGACACTTCTGGAGGGCAGGGACCTTCTGGGAATTGCACAGACAGGGACCGGAAAAACAGCCGCCTTCCTGATCCCCATTATCGAGAAGCTGCTGCATAAACAAATTAATCCTTATGCACTCATCGTAGTACCCACCCGCGAACTGGCACTCCAGGTGGAGGATGAGTTTAAAAGTATGTCCAGGGGACTGGGTCTTTACAGTGCCTGTTTTATCGGAGGTACCAATATCAACAGGGACCTGCAGACTCTTCGCAGGAACAGCCATGTGGTGATTGCCACCCCGGGCAGGTTGCTTGATCTGGCAGACCGCCGGGCCATTGATCTGGGTAAATTTAAGACCCTGGTGCTGGATGAGTTCGACCGCATGCTGGATATGGGCTTTATCCGCGATGTAAACAGGATCCTGGATGGAATGAAACAGCGCAGCCACACCATGCTCTTTTCGGCCACCCTGGATAAATCGCAGCAAACAATGATCAATCATATACTTACGAATCATGTGACCGTGAAGGTGAACAACGGTAACAGTTCGGCCGATGCCATTGAACAGGAGATAATCAGGCTGAAACCGGGACAGGACAAGTTCATGGTTTTGAATGAGATGCTCTCGCAGGAAGAGTTTATCAAAGTGCTGCTCTTTGAGGAGACCAAACACAAGGTGAACCGTCTTTGCATAAAACTGAACAAGGCTGGAATCAGAGCAGACCAGATCCACGGTAATAAAAGCCAGAATGCCCGTCAAAGTGCTCTGAAAGCTTTTAAGGAAGGGAGGGTGCAGGTGCTTGTTGCCACCGACGTGGCCGCACGGGGACTGGATGTGTCGGATGTGTCACATGTGATCAACTACCAGGTACCACAGACCCATGACAGTTATGTTCACCGTATTGGCCGGACCGGCAGGGCCGGGAAAACCGGGAAAGCCTATACCTTTGTGGCCTAA
- a CDS encoding Xaa-Pro aminopeptidase, translating to MFSKETYTARRKKLADTISGGIILLPGNEESPMNYTDNTYHFRQDSTFLYYFGIDQASLAGIIDADSGESMLFGDDYGIDMIIWTGVVPGLASLGERVGVRAVFPLSSLQSVVSEAISKNRPVHFLNPYRADILIRLAGLTQLKAGSVSEKASLELTKAIVAQREVKTAEEIAELDKAVNISADMHLAGMRYARPGMRESEIAAKVAEVAYAANGNPSFPIIATIKGQTLHNHHHGNTIKSGDLFLLDAGAETEMHYAGDLSSTFPVDPAFTPLQKEMYQLCLDAHMNAVAMLIPGIAFKEVHLSACRTIFEGLKAFGLTRGDTEEAVEAGAHALFFPCGTGHMMGLDVHDMENLGEQWVGYDGEAKSTQFGLKSLRLGKELRAGFVLTIEPGIYFIPELIELWKSEQHLSQFLNYSEIEKFRNFSGLRNEEDFLITENGSRRLGKPLPLTIEGVEALRA from the coding sequence ATGTTTAGCAAAGAAACTTACACAGCACGCAGGAAGAAACTGGCAGATACCATTTCAGGCGGGATTATCCTGCTTCCCGGGAACGAAGAGTCCCCCATGAACTATACCGATAATACCTATCACTTCAGGCAGGATAGCACTTTTCTGTATTACTTTGGGATCGATCAGGCTTCCCTGGCCGGAATCATTGATGCAGATAGTGGAGAATCCATGCTTTTCGGCGACGACTACGGGATTGATATGATCATATGGACCGGCGTGGTTCCAGGCCTTGCCTCCCTGGGTGAGCGGGTTGGAGTTAGAGCTGTTTTCCCTTTATCCTCTCTGCAATCTGTTGTTTCTGAGGCAATTTCTAAAAACAGACCGGTCCATTTCCTGAATCCCTACCGGGCCGATATCCTGATCCGTCTGGCCGGACTCACACAGTTAAAAGCAGGGTCTGTTTCTGAAAAAGCCTCTCTGGAGCTTACCAAAGCCATAGTGGCTCAAAGGGAAGTGAAAACTGCTGAGGAGATAGCCGAGCTTGACAAGGCGGTAAATATCAGTGCAGATATGCATCTGGCCGGAATGCGTTATGCCCGGCCGGGAATGCGCGAATCGGAAATCGCCGCCAAGGTAGCGGAAGTGGCATATGCCGCCAATGGAAATCCATCTTTTCCTATCATAGCTACCATCAAGGGACAAACCCTCCATAACCATCACCACGGCAACACTATAAAAAGTGGAGATCTCTTTCTGCTGGATGCCGGAGCGGAGACTGAAATGCACTATGCCGGAGATCTTTCCAGCACCTTCCCGGTGGATCCCGCCTTCACCCCGCTTCAGAAAGAGATGTACCAGTTATGCCTGGATGCCCACATGAACGCTGTCGCCATGCTGATACCTGGCATTGCCTTTAAAGAAGTGCATCTGAGCGCCTGCAGGACCATCTTCGAGGGGCTCAAAGCTTTCGGGCTCACCAGAGGAGACACGGAAGAGGCTGTGGAAGCAGGGGCCCATGCCTTATTCTTCCCCTGCGGTACCGGACATATGATGGGGCTGGACGTTCATGATATGGAGAACCTGGGAGAACAGTGGGTCGGCTATGATGGCGAAGCGAAGTCCACACAGTTCGGACTGAAGTCCCTCCGGCTGGGGAAAGAGCTTCGAGCGGGTTTTGTGCTGACCATTGAGCCCGGGATCTATTTTATCCCCGAGCTGATTGAGCTCTGGAAATCGGAACAACATCTGTCCCAATTCCTGAATTACAGCGAAATAGAAAAATTCAGGAATTTCAGCGGCCTGCGCAACGAGGAGGACTTTCTGATTACCGAAAATGGATCCCGCCGTCTGGGCAAGCCACTTCCGCTGACCATAGAGGGAGTGGAGGCACTCAGGGCTTAG
- a CDS encoding DEAD/DEAH box helicase — protein sequence MKFEEYPIADGIKNSISKLGYKKPTDIQFKSIPPILRGEDVLAIAQTGTGKTAAYAIPLLHILQERKIKGRPDGVKCLIMVPTHELALQSENVFRVLGKHTRVKAFAIHGGVDQDPQIAQLNRGVDVLIATPGRMFDLVSQGALQLQRVEILVLDEADHMLDLGFIKDIRDLMRHLPGKRQTLFFSATIDEKIKKIAYSLVNDAIRIQISPKDPVAKNIEHAVAFIEMDDKRFFLENVIANHPDQKILVFVRTKVRAERVKKALERVDIQAETIHGDKEQEQRQRIMQLFHKGEIKVLIATDVSARGIDIPDVELVVNFDLPESPEYYVHRVGRTGRGRNKGQAISFCSKEEKEMLATIEEQLGKPVYRIEISRGFYKDTLASSRENEETDWQSLLDQEEDFQKNRKKKRKNRR from the coding sequence ATGAAGTTTGAAGAGTACCCGATTGCGGATGGGATCAAGAACAGTATCTCCAAGCTGGGGTATAAGAAACCCACCGATATTCAGTTTAAGTCCATTCCACCCATTCTCAGAGGGGAGGATGTGCTGGCTATCGCCCAGACCGGGACTGGCAAGACTGCTGCCTATGCCATACCGCTTCTTCATATCCTGCAGGAACGCAAAATCAAGGGGCGTCCCGACGGAGTCAAGTGTCTGATCATGGTGCCTACCCATGAACTGGCCCTTCAATCCGAGAATGTGTTCAGGGTCCTGGGAAAACATACCAGGGTAAAAGCATTCGCCATTCACGGAGGGGTGGATCAGGACCCGCAAATTGCACAATTGAACAGGGGAGTGGATGTGCTGATCGCCACACCTGGCAGAATGTTCGACCTGGTAAGCCAGGGGGCGCTCCAGCTCCAACGGGTGGAGATCCTGGTGCTGGATGAGGCCGATCATATGCTGGACCTGGGCTTTATCAAGGATATCCGCGACCTGATGCGCCATCTGCCCGGGAAAAGGCAGACGCTTTTCTTCTCTGCAACCATTGATGAAAAGATTAAGAAGATCGCCTACTCCCTGGTAAATGATGCCATTCGCATCCAGATCTCACCCAAGGATCCGGTGGCCAAAAACATCGAGCATGCTGTAGCTTTCATTGAGATGGATGACAAACGCTTTTTCCTGGAGAATGTGATTGCCAACCATCCGGATCAGAAAATCCTTGTATTTGTAAGAACAAAAGTGAGGGCGGAACGTGTAAAAAAAGCCCTGGAAAGGGTTGATATACAGGCAGAGACCATCCATGGCGATAAGGAGCAGGAGCAACGTCAACGCATCATGCAGCTTTTTCATAAAGGAGAGATAAAAGTGCTGATCGCCACAGATGTCAGTGCCCGGGGAATTGACATTCCCGATGTGGAACTGGTGGTAAACTTTGACCTTCCTGAATCCCCTGAATATTATGTACATCGGGTAGGGCGGACTGGCAGGGGGAGAAACAAAGGACAGGCCATTTCCTTTTGCAGCAAGGAAGAAAAGGAGATGCTGGCCACCATTGAAGAGCAACTGGGGAAACCTGTCTACAGAATTGAAATTTCCAGGGGCTTCTACAAAGACACCCTGGCATCTTCCCGGGAGAATGAAGAGACCGACTGGCAGTCTTTACTGGACCAGGAAGAGGACTTTCAGAAGAACCGCAAAAAGAAAAGAAAGAACAGACGCTGA